The Phyllopteryx taeniolatus isolate TA_2022b chromosome 9, UOR_Ptae_1.2, whole genome shotgun sequence genome contains a region encoding:
- the ptgis gene encoding prostacyclin synthase: MLWVLFSLCICVLSLMLFYYPRIRRENEPPLDKGVIPWLGHALAFQKDVAKFLCRMKEKHGDVFTVCAAGNYVTVLLDPQSFDAVLNDNVHLDFSRSRQQLIKRVFGLQLPGVEPAAERTFMETHFRGVCLSEINRSMSAHIQEILLRHLSGQSDWRQEGLFSLCYSLLFRAGYLTLFESTEDVAAIYREFRKFDHLLSKLARRSLQGGESQTAHSSRERLWELLSLSNEHNGDSEWRSWQRNYQCFLQEEGVDADMQRRALLLQLWTTQCNAGPAAFWLLGFLLTHPEAKEAVQSEMRGLRLEDSSPQQTPSMARAKKTHGTPVLDSVLKETLRLTAAAMISRDVVKDKVLPMANGQEYRLRRGDKVCIFPFLSPQMDPEIHREPQIFKYDRFLNEDLTAREDFYKDGRRLKYFTMPWGAGSNMCVGKDFAVTTIKEFVLLMLTHLDLEVCDREAHVPPFNPSRYGFGMLQPQGDLLVRYRPKRMTST; the protein is encoded by the exons ATGCTATGGGTGTTATTTTCACTCTGTATATGTGTACTCTCACTAATGCTCTTCTACTACCCTCGCATCAG ACGGGAAAATGAGCCCCCTTTGGACAAAGGTGTCATCCCCTGGTTGGGACACGCACTCGCATTCCAAAAGGATGTCGCAAAGTTTTTGTGCCGGATGAAAGAGAAACACGGGGATGTGTTTACC GTGTGTGCTGCGGGCAATTACGTGACCGTGCTGTTAGATCCGCAATCTTTCGATGCAGTGCTGAATGACAACGTCCACTTGGACTTCAGCCGCAGCAGACAGCAGCTCATAAAAAGAGTTTTCGGTCTTCAGCTGCCAGGCGTTGAGCCCGCAGCAGAGAGAACCTTTATGGAAAC ACATTTTCGAGGTGTCTGTCTGTCGGAGATCAATCGTTCAATGAGCGCTCACATTCAGGAGATACTGTTACGTCATCTGTCCGGCCAATCAGATTGGAGACAAGAGGGACTCTTCAGCCTATGTTACAGCCTCCTCTTCAG AGCCGGCTACCTCACGCTGTTTGAGAGCACGGAGGACGTCGCGGCGATCTACAGAGAATTCCGCAAGTTTGACCATCTTCTTTCCAAACTGGCTCGTCGCTCTCTCCAAGGAG GGGAGAGCCAGACAGCCCACTCGTCACGGGAGCGACTGTGGGAACTTCTGTCTCTGAGCAACGAGCACAACGGGGACAGCGAGTGGAGGTCCTGGCAGCGGAACTACCAGTGCTTCCTCCAGGAAGAGGGAGTGGATGCTGACATGCAGAGGAGAGCTCTTCTGCTGCAGCTGTGGACTACACAG TGTAATGCCGGACCAGCAGCCTTTTGGCTCCTTGGTTTCCTGCTTACTCACCCTGAGGCCAAGGAGGCGGTCCAATCAGAGATGAGAGGCCTTCGTCTTGAGGACAGCTCCCCTCAGCAGACCCCCAGCATGGCGCGAGCGAAGAAGACACACGGTACACCCGTGTTAG ACAGCGTTCTGAAAGAGACTCTAAGACTCACCGCCGCTGCGATGATCAGCAGAGATGTGGTGAAAGACAAGGTCCTGCCCATGGCCAACGGGCAAGAGTACCGCCTCAGACGGGGGGACAAAGTGTGTATCTTTCCCTTCCTCAGCCCCCAAATGGACCCGGAGATACACCGAGAGCCTCAG ATTTTCAAGTATGACCGCTTCTTAAATGAAGACCTGACTGCCAGGGAAGATTTCTACAAGGACGGCAGAAGGCTGAAGTACTTCACCATGCCCTGGGGGGCAGGGAGCAACATGTGCGTGGGGAAAGACTTCGCGGTGACAACCATTAAAGA ATTTGTACTCTTGATGTTGACCCATCTGGACCTGGAAGTGTGTGATCGGGAGGCTCACGTGCCGCCCTTCAATCCGAGCCGCTACGGTTTCGGGATGCTCCAGCCACAGGGAGATCTACTCGTCCGCTACAGACCAAAAAGAATGACTTCAACTTaa